Proteins encoded within one genomic window of Mycolicibacterium aubagnense:
- a CDS encoding fumarate reductase/succinate dehydrogenase flavoprotein subunit produces the protein MSTLEIPDLVNPVRLDCDVLVIGGGTAGTMAALTAAENGAQVLLLEKAHVRHSGALAMGMDGVNNAVVPGKATPEDYVAEITRANDGIVNQRTIYQTATRGFAMVQRLERYGVKFEKDEHGEYAVRRVHRSGSYVLPMPEGKDVKKALYRVMRQKSIREKLRIENRLMPVRVLTENGRAVGAAAFNTRTGEFVTVGAKAVILATGASGRLGLPASGYLYGTYENPCNAGDGYSMAYHAGAELSGIECFQVNPLIKDYNGPACAYVANPFGGYQVNALGERFVDSDYWSGQMMSEVKSEIESARGPIYLKVTHLPDETITAMENILHTTERPTRGTFHANRGHDYRTHDIEMHISEIGLCSGHSASGVWVDEHARTTVPGLYAAGDMACVPHNYMIGAFVYGDLAGEHAASTLADVEAPVDLPQDQLAEAHELIYRPLRHPDGPPQPQVEYKLRRFVNDYVAPPKTATKLSIAVRTFERMAAEIEQMGARTPHELMRTVEVSFIRDCAEMAARSSLTRTESRWGLYHDRADIPERDDEEWRYHLNLRKDANGEMEFLKRPVAPYFVPVPDLDHLPSDHAVQHVHQPDLVGGKAPATAGSRLRPTEPTTPPSPRIAAVVALEEPTLSDLAAYLQDADGGVRRAAVAVLVENLPDGYQPDLVAALGDADGAVRGAAADALRELVEVLPDPAAVAPYLTSADPVVRAVTVYVLSSRRAGAAPDYRAAVTDSDHRVRIEAVRALVSVDDVDGVAAAAADDNREVRIAAGNGLATLQSGADTVRQLLADRDPLVRAAALAALAAVGCAEQDVPEVQRALRESAWQIRQGAVRALSGAAPAVAVEPLSQALHDPHLDVRKAAVLSLTRWADSEESARAALGIALEDGDADVRAYARHALGAAARHALATS, from the coding sequence ATGAGCACCCTCGAGATCCCTGATCTCGTCAACCCCGTCCGCCTGGACTGTGACGTCCTGGTGATCGGCGGTGGTACCGCCGGCACCATGGCCGCCCTGACCGCCGCCGAGAACGGCGCCCAGGTACTTCTGCTCGAGAAGGCCCACGTGCGGCACTCCGGCGCGCTGGCCATGGGCATGGACGGCGTCAACAACGCCGTCGTCCCGGGCAAGGCCACCCCGGAGGACTACGTCGCCGAGATCACCCGGGCCAACGACGGAATCGTCAACCAGCGCACCATCTATCAGACCGCGACGCGCGGCTTCGCCATGGTGCAGCGGCTGGAACGGTACGGCGTCAAGTTCGAGAAGGACGAGCACGGCGAGTACGCGGTGCGCCGCGTGCACCGCTCCGGCTCGTATGTGCTGCCGATGCCCGAGGGCAAGGACGTCAAGAAGGCGCTGTACCGCGTGATGCGGCAGAAGTCCATCCGGGAGAAGCTGCGCATAGAGAACCGGCTGATGCCGGTACGTGTGCTGACAGAGAACGGGCGCGCGGTGGGCGCGGCCGCCTTCAACACGCGCACAGGAGAATTCGTCACGGTGGGTGCCAAGGCCGTCATCCTCGCCACCGGGGCCAGCGGCCGGCTCGGCCTGCCCGCATCGGGCTACCTGTACGGCACGTACGAGAATCCCTGCAACGCCGGCGACGGATACTCCATGGCCTACCACGCGGGGGCGGAACTGTCGGGCATCGAGTGCTTCCAGGTGAACCCGCTGATCAAGGACTACAACGGACCCGCGTGCGCCTACGTCGCCAATCCTTTCGGCGGATACCAGGTGAACGCGCTGGGGGAGCGGTTCGTCGACTCCGACTACTGGTCGGGCCAGATGATGTCTGAAGTGAAGAGCGAGATCGAATCGGCCCGCGGGCCGATCTACCTCAAGGTCACCCATCTGCCGGACGAGACCATCACCGCGATGGAGAACATCCTGCACACCACCGAGCGGCCGACGCGCGGCACCTTCCACGCGAACCGCGGCCACGACTACCGGACCCACGACATCGAGATGCACATCTCCGAGATCGGCTTGTGCAGTGGGCATTCCGCGTCCGGGGTGTGGGTGGACGAGCATGCCCGCACCACCGTGCCAGGCCTCTACGCGGCCGGCGACATGGCGTGCGTGCCGCACAACTACATGATCGGAGCGTTCGTCTACGGTGACCTCGCCGGCGAGCACGCCGCTTCGACTCTCGCCGATGTCGAAGCGCCCGTGGATCTTCCGCAGGATCAGCTGGCCGAGGCGCACGAGTTGATCTACCGTCCGCTGCGGCATCCAGACGGACCGCCGCAGCCGCAGGTCGAGTACAAGTTGCGCCGCTTCGTCAATGACTATGTGGCGCCGCCGAAGACGGCGACCAAACTGTCGATCGCGGTCCGCACCTTCGAGCGCATGGCCGCGGAGATCGAGCAGATGGGCGCTCGTACGCCGCATGAGCTGATGCGGACGGTCGAGGTGTCGTTCATCCGGGACTGCGCGGAGATGGCGGCGCGGTCGTCGCTGACGCGGACCGAATCGCGGTGGGGGCTGTACCACGATCGCGCCGACATTCCCGAGCGAGATGACGAAGAGTGGCGCTATCACCTGAACCTGCGCAAGGACGCGAACGGGGAGATGGAGTTCCTGAAGCGGCCGGTGGCACCGTATTTCGTGCCGGTGCCCGATCTGGACCACCTGCCGTCGGACCACGCGGTGCAGCATGTACACCAGCCGGACCTCGTCGGTGGCAAGGCGCCGGCGACGGCGGGATCGCGCCTGCGTCCCACCGAGCCGACGACGCCGCCGTCGCCGCGGATCGCGGCCGTGGTGGCCCTGGAGGAGCCGACGCTCTCCGACCTGGCCGCGTACCTGCAGGACGCCGACGGCGGGGTCCGGCGAGCCGCTGTCGCGGTGCTGGTGGAGAACCTGCCGGACGGCTACCAGCCCGACCTGGTCGCTGCCCTCGGCGACGCGGACGGCGCGGTGCGGGGCGCGGCCGCCGACGCGCTTCGCGAGCTGGTCGAGGTGCTGCCCGATCCGGCGGCGGTCGCCCCGTACCTGACGTCCGCTGACCCGGTCGTGCGAGCGGTGACGGTGTACGTCCTCAGTTCGCGCCGCGCCGGTGCGGCCCCGGATTACCGTGCCGCGGTGACCGATTCCGACCACCGGGTGCGGATCGAGGCGGTGCGTGCGCTGGTATCCGTTGATGACGTCGACGGCGTGGCCGCAGCCGCGGCCGATGACAACCGTGAGGTGCGGATTGCTGCGGGCAACGGCCTGGCCACGCTGCAATCCGGTGCGGACACCGTGCGGCAGCTGTTGGCCGACCGGGACCCGCTGGTGCGGGCGGCCGCGTTGGCCGCGCTGGCTGCCGTCGGTTGCGCCGAGCAGGACGTGCCGGAAGTGCAACGCGCCCTTCGGGAATCAGCGTGGCAGATTCGGCAGGGCGCCGTGCGGGCACTGTCCGGCGCGGCTCCGGCGGTCGCCGTCGAACCGCTGTCGCAGGCGCTGCACGACCCGCACCTGGACGTGCGTAAGGCCGCCGTGCTCAGCCTGACCCGGTGGGCCGATTCCGAGGAGTCCGCCCGCGCGGCGCTCGGGATCGCGCTGGAAGACGGTGACGCCGACGTACGGGCCTATGCGCGTCACGCGCTCGGCGCCGCAGCCCGGCATGCGCTCGCGACCTCCTGA
- a CDS encoding amidase, with product MSTIHAFGDDALGDHDAVGLSRLVRDMQVSPDELAAAATARAQLVDPTLRAVACETTPRHSTDPDAEFFGVPTFIKDNTDVAGLPTTHGSEAFTAGPAKKDGVYATQFLSAGMTLIGKTRMPEFGFNATTEYMTEEPVRNPWHTEYSVGASSGGSAALVAAGVVPIAHANDGGGSIRIPAACAGLVGLKPSRGRHRDGEQVSHLPINMISEGVLTRSVRDTATYLAACENHWRNPTLVPIGRVCGPAQRTLRIGVLFDSVTGESVDDATRAAVEDTAALLEAAGHVVEPITLPVTSQFADDFVQYWALLADLAVGTGRLILDRSFDAGRADGLSLGLRAHHRRNLHRTPGALLRLRGVAAQYARMFARHEAVLSPVLSHTTPRIGHLSPTVDFPVLIDRLRRYVAYTPLNNIAGTPAISLPLHRSPDGLPVGVQLSAAYGDERTLLELAFLLEAERPFARIQEVASACRAAAPSA from the coding sequence ATGTCAACCATCCACGCCTTCGGCGATGACGCGCTCGGCGACCACGACGCCGTCGGCCTCTCCCGGTTGGTTCGCGACATGCAGGTCAGCCCCGACGAGCTGGCGGCTGCGGCGACAGCCCGCGCACAGCTCGTCGACCCCACGCTGCGGGCGGTGGCCTGCGAGACGACACCGCGCCACAGCACCGATCCGGACGCCGAATTCTTCGGCGTCCCAACGTTCATCAAGGACAACACCGACGTCGCAGGCTTGCCGACCACGCACGGTTCGGAGGCGTTCACAGCCGGTCCCGCGAAGAAGGACGGCGTCTACGCGACGCAGTTCCTCAGTGCCGGCATGACGCTGATCGGCAAGACCCGGATGCCCGAATTCGGTTTCAACGCCACCACCGAGTACATGACCGAGGAGCCGGTCCGAAACCCCTGGCACACCGAGTACTCCGTCGGTGCTTCGTCCGGCGGATCGGCGGCGCTGGTCGCGGCCGGCGTCGTGCCCATCGCGCACGCCAACGACGGCGGTGGCTCCATCCGGATCCCCGCCGCCTGCGCGGGCCTGGTCGGGCTCAAACCGAGCCGCGGCCGGCACCGCGACGGCGAGCAGGTCAGCCACCTGCCGATCAACATGATCTCCGAGGGCGTCCTGACCCGTAGCGTCCGCGACACCGCGACGTACCTCGCCGCGTGCGAGAACCATTGGCGCAATCCGACACTCGTGCCCATCGGCCGGGTGTGCGGGCCGGCGCAGCGGACCCTTCGTATCGGCGTGCTGTTCGACAGCGTCACCGGTGAGTCGGTCGACGACGCCACCCGGGCGGCCGTCGAAGACACCGCGGCGCTGCTGGAGGCCGCCGGTCACGTCGTCGAACCCATCACGCTGCCCGTCACATCCCAGTTCGCCGACGACTTCGTCCAATACTGGGCGCTGCTCGCCGACCTCGCGGTCGGCACCGGCCGGTTGATCCTGGACCGGTCGTTCGACGCCGGCAGGGCCGACGGCCTCAGCCTGGGGCTGCGCGCGCATCACCGCCGGAATCTGCACCGAACCCCGGGCGCGCTGCTGCGCCTGCGCGGCGTCGCCGCGCAGTACGCGCGGATGTTCGCACGGCACGAAGCCGTGCTCTCCCCGGTGCTTTCGCACACCACGCCCCGCATCGGACACCTTTCGCCGACGGTCGACTTCCCCGTCCTCATCGACCGCCTGCGCCGGTATGTCGCGTACACCCCGCTCAACAACATCGCGGGCACGCCGGCGATCTCACTGCCGCTGCACCGGTCCCCGGACGGCCTGCCCGTGGGCGTCCAACTGTCCGCCGCCTACGGGGACGAGCGCACTCTGCTCGAACTGGCCTTCCTGCTGGAGGCCGAGCGACCGTTCGCCAGGATTCAGGAGGTCGCGAGCGCATGCCGGGCTGCGGCGCCGAGCGCGTGA
- a CDS encoding D-arabinono-1,4-lactone oxidase, whose translation MTQWTNWGRCATAQPAEVLRPHTAADVCDVVARASAAGRRVKVVGSGHSFTGIAVAPDIQVVLGALAGVLGVDRDRKRVTVGGGTPLWQLTSLLATQGLALENMGDIDRQTISGAISTGTHGTGVTFGGLATQVVGLTLVAGNGELVRIDEEQNSELLPAARVGLGALGIIVEVTLQCVPSFAIHAIERVEPVDEIIATFDERCTHTDHFEFFWFPHTDVAFTKANIRLPAYTPLESTNPVSQWIEEELVENGVLGAICAVGSALPTAVPVLNRIVTRFLSDREHTQRSDRVFTSPRRVRFREMEYAVPYESVGAAFDEVRSLIAERGWRIGFPIEVRAAAADENWLSTAYGRRSAYVAVHRYVRDDPTEYFAAVEQIMRRYDGRPHWGKMHGRTAADLRDSYPRFDDFLAVREKLDPRRTFANDYLQQVLGD comes from the coding sequence ATGACCCAGTGGACGAATTGGGGACGTTGCGCGACCGCGCAGCCGGCGGAGGTGCTGCGGCCCCACACTGCCGCGGACGTCTGCGACGTCGTCGCCCGCGCCTCCGCGGCGGGCCGCCGGGTCAAGGTCGTCGGCTCCGGGCACAGTTTCACGGGCATTGCCGTGGCACCGGACATTCAGGTGGTTCTGGGCGCACTGGCCGGTGTGCTCGGTGTCGACCGGGACCGCAAGCGGGTCACCGTCGGCGGCGGCACACCACTGTGGCAGCTCACGTCGCTGCTGGCCACGCAGGGACTGGCGCTCGAGAACATGGGCGACATCGACCGGCAGACCATCTCCGGGGCCATTTCCACCGGCACCCACGGCACCGGGGTGACGTTCGGCGGACTGGCAACTCAGGTGGTCGGGCTGACGCTGGTCGCGGGCAACGGCGAGCTGGTCCGGATCGACGAGGAGCAGAACAGCGAACTCCTGCCGGCGGCGCGCGTCGGCCTGGGTGCGCTGGGCATCATCGTCGAGGTGACGTTGCAATGTGTCCCCAGTTTTGCGATCCACGCCATTGAACGCGTCGAGCCGGTCGATGAGATCATCGCGACCTTCGATGAACGCTGCACGCACACCGACCATTTCGAGTTCTTCTGGTTCCCGCACACCGACGTCGCGTTCACCAAGGCCAACATCCGGCTGCCCGCCTACACCCCGCTCGAGTCCACCAATCCCGTCTCCCAATGGATCGAGGAGGAACTGGTGGAGAACGGTGTGCTGGGCGCGATCTGTGCGGTGGGCAGCGCACTGCCGACCGCCGTTCCGGTGCTGAACCGCATCGTCACCCGGTTCCTGTCCGACCGTGAGCACACCCAGCGTTCCGATCGCGTCTTCACCTCGCCGCGGCGCGTGCGGTTCCGCGAGATGGAATACGCCGTCCCCTACGAGTCGGTCGGCGCCGCCTTCGACGAGGTGCGCAGCCTGATCGCCGAACGTGGTTGGCGCATCGGGTTTCCCATCGAGGTCCGGGCCGCCGCGGCGGACGAGAACTGGTTGTCCACCGCGTACGGACGCCGCAGCGCCTACGTAGCGGTGCACCGCTACGTGCGCGACGACCCGACCGAGTACTTCGCCGCGGTCGAGCAGATCATGCGACGCTACGACGGGCGGCCGCACTGGGGCAAGATGCATGGCCGCACCGCCGCGGACCTGCGGGACAGCTACCCCCGGTTCGACGACTTCCTCGCGGTCCGCGAAAAGCTCGATCCCAGGCGGACTTTCGCCAACGACTACCTACAGCAAGTGCTCGGAGATTGA
- a CDS encoding amino acid deaminase/aldolase, with protein MPVDLSDPPSVEGSWARPATYWPALTDATSHLETPLAAIDLGALRHNVHDLRRRAAGTPIRVASKSVRSRAILDAVTAVDGYAGVLAFTLPEALWLAEGDAAHPPHDDIVVGYPTADRTAIARLASSPELAARVTLMVDDVAQLDLLDAVAAPSTRPALRVCLDLDASWQAPALGHLGVRRSPVHTAAQARALAVAIAGRPGFSLVGLMSYEAQIAGVGDDVRGQAARSRLIRWMQRRSKDELLERRGRAVAAVRQVADLEFVNGGGTGSIEYTASDPAVTEVAAGSGLFGPHLFDTYRGFSPAPAAAFALSVVRKPAPQIATVLGGGWIASGPPAKDRVPQPVWPPGLSLLAAEMAGEVQTPVTGRAAAALAIGDRVWFRHCKAGELSEHVDRFLLVRDGHTVGAAATYRGEGQTFL; from the coding sequence ATGCCGGTCGATCTGTCGGATCCGCCTTCCGTCGAGGGGTCGTGGGCGCGTCCGGCCACATATTGGCCGGCATTGACCGACGCGACCTCGCATCTCGAAACGCCACTGGCCGCGATCGACCTCGGCGCGCTGCGCCACAACGTGCACGACCTGCGCCGCCGCGCTGCTGGAACACCGATCCGGGTGGCGTCCAAATCGGTTCGGTCGCGGGCGATTCTGGACGCCGTCACCGCCGTCGACGGCTATGCCGGCGTATTGGCCTTCACGTTGCCCGAAGCGCTGTGGCTGGCCGAGGGCGATGCGGCGCATCCCCCGCACGACGACATCGTGGTCGGTTACCCGACAGCCGACCGCACCGCGATAGCCCGGTTGGCGTCGTCGCCGGAGTTGGCGGCCCGGGTGACCCTCATGGTGGACGACGTGGCGCAGCTGGATCTGCTGGACGCCGTCGCCGCGCCGTCGACGCGGCCCGCGCTCCGGGTGTGTCTCGATCTCGACGCGTCGTGGCAGGCACCGGCACTCGGCCATCTCGGCGTACGCCGCTCCCCCGTCCACACCGCCGCACAGGCCCGCGCCCTGGCTGTGGCCATCGCCGGCCGCCCGGGCTTCTCGCTGGTGGGCCTCATGTCCTACGAAGCTCAGATTGCCGGTGTCGGTGACGATGTGCGGGGCCAGGCCGCACGGTCCCGACTGATCCGATGGATGCAACGACGGTCCAAGGACGAACTGCTCGAACGCCGCGGTCGCGCGGTGGCCGCGGTACGGCAGGTGGCGGACCTCGAGTTCGTCAACGGCGGCGGGACCGGATCCATCGAGTACACCGCCTCCGATCCCGCGGTCACCGAAGTCGCCGCGGGCAGTGGCCTTTTCGGTCCCCACCTGTTCGACACCTACCGTGGCTTCTCACCCGCACCGGCCGCGGCGTTCGCGCTGTCGGTCGTGCGCAAGCCCGCACCGCAGATCGCGACGGTACTCGGCGGCGGCTGGATCGCCTCCGGACCGCCGGCCAAAGACCGGGTGCCGCAACCGGTCTGGCCTCCGGGGCTGAGTCTGCTGGCCGCGGAGATGGCCGGCGAGGTACAGACCCCGGTCACCGGAAGGGCCGCTGCCGCACTGGCCATCGGTGACCGCGTGTGGTTCCGGCACTGCAAGGCCGGTGAGCTCAGCGAGCACGTCGACCGATTCTTGTTGGTCCGGGACGGACACACCGTCGGTGCGGCCGCCACCTACCGAGGCGAAGGGCAAACATTCCTATGA
- a CDS encoding AraC family transcriptional regulator — MDKENAAFIPTSVLVNVVDVADRAGLPTERWLAAAGLSAATLNSPDARVSFRQAALVLRRAVRAMPDRGLGIDVGARDMFVSFGVLGLAIRSAENLGMAMQVGLELHQSAGSLMDVGAELIGDTFALRAYERHPEPELLPFLCEELFCSVLVTVRTVLELPQQTPEYVQVSYPAPVYAHRYREFFGCPVLFNADANRLAFPDPLWSQRLPRADPATHAVAVAACRDMLTQGEPPTDVVQTVETMLRDSVRDPLTMAQIAKRLGMTERTLRRRLGADGQQFSALRDKVRSERARYLVRETAMPVHAIATEVGFTDPREFRRAYVKWTGHPPTHDR; from the coding sequence GTGGACAAGGAAAACGCGGCGTTCATCCCGACGTCGGTGCTCGTCAACGTCGTCGACGTGGCCGATCGCGCGGGTCTGCCGACCGAGCGGTGGCTGGCCGCCGCGGGCCTGTCGGCCGCGACGCTCAACTCGCCCGACGCGCGGGTCTCGTTCCGGCAGGCGGCGCTCGTCCTGCGGCGTGCGGTGCGCGCCATGCCGGACCGCGGACTGGGGATCGATGTCGGGGCCCGTGACATGTTCGTGTCGTTCGGCGTGCTCGGACTGGCCATTCGCTCCGCGGAAAACCTGGGCATGGCAATGCAGGTCGGCCTCGAACTGCATCAGAGCGCCGGCAGCCTGATGGACGTCGGCGCCGAGCTCATCGGCGACACCTTTGCGCTGCGGGCCTACGAGCGGCACCCGGAACCGGAGCTGCTGCCCTTCCTGTGTGAGGAGCTGTTCTGCAGCGTGCTGGTCACCGTCAGGACCGTGCTCGAGCTGCCCCAGCAGACGCCCGAGTACGTACAGGTCAGCTATCCCGCACCGGTCTACGCGCACCGGTATCGCGAGTTCTTCGGCTGCCCGGTCCTGTTCAACGCCGACGCCAACCGGCTGGCGTTCCCCGATCCGCTGTGGTCGCAGCGGCTACCGCGCGCCGATCCGGCCACGCACGCGGTCGCGGTCGCCGCCTGCCGCGACATGTTGACCCAGGGGGAGCCGCCGACCGACGTGGTGCAGACCGTCGAGACGATGTTGCGCGACAGCGTGCGAGACCCGCTGACCATGGCCCAGATCGCCAAACGGCTGGGTATGACGGAGCGCACGCTGCGTCGGCGTCTCGGTGCCGATGGTCAGCAATTCAGCGCGCTCCGCGACAAGGTCCGCAGCGAACGGGCACGGTATCTGGTCCGTGAGACGGCGATGCCGGTGCACGCCATCGCCACCGAGGTCGGGTTCACCGACCCGCGGGAATTCCGCCGGGCGTACGTCAAATGGACCGGTCATCCGCCTACGCACGATCGATAG
- a CDS encoding FAD-dependent monooxygenase codes for MARPTVLISGAGIAGPALAHWLSSAGYRVVIVEAAPGIRPGGQTVDLRGAGREVVSRMGLMTAMTERCLYQRGIAWVRSDGTRRAEMPVEAFDGNGIVSEFEILRGDLTDVLYQATCEAAEYRFGTRISALDQDGSGVRAALTDGSVLEADLVVGADGPHSAVRQLAFGPEEQFIRRLGGYNAWFTAPDMIGLDGWFLMFQAAGGLNASLRPSHDAATAKAGLAFRSEPIEYDRRDADAQRALLADRFRDAGWYCDELLSAAARSDDFYFDDFVQVHMDTWSTGRVTLCGDAGYCASPLSGMGTSLALVGAYVLAGELGPAAALDAAGIEAALRRYEKVMRPYVDRCQDLPGGLDGYAPMTDREISTGATAMKWVQRWPLRLYAGRKWFSTAESIDLPDYRS; via the coding sequence ATGGCGCGACCAACGGTGTTGATCAGCGGCGCCGGGATCGCCGGACCCGCACTGGCCCACTGGCTCTCGAGTGCCGGCTACCGGGTGGTGATCGTCGAGGCGGCGCCGGGCATCCGTCCGGGCGGGCAGACGGTCGACCTGCGCGGCGCCGGCCGCGAAGTGGTGAGCCGCATGGGGCTCATGACAGCGATGACCGAGCGGTGCCTGTATCAACGCGGCATCGCCTGGGTGCGCTCTGATGGCACCCGACGGGCGGAGATGCCGGTCGAGGCGTTCGACGGCAACGGGATCGTGTCCGAGTTCGAGATCCTGCGCGGCGACCTCACCGATGTCCTCTACCAGGCCACCTGCGAGGCGGCCGAGTACCGCTTCGGCACCCGGATTTCGGCGCTCGATCAGGACGGCTCGGGCGTGCGTGCGGCGCTGACCGATGGCAGCGTGCTCGAGGCCGATCTGGTCGTCGGCGCCGACGGCCCACATTCGGCGGTGCGGCAGCTGGCGTTCGGCCCGGAAGAACAGTTCATCCGGCGGCTCGGCGGCTACAACGCCTGGTTCACCGCACCGGACATGATCGGTCTGGATGGCTGGTTCCTGATGTTCCAGGCCGCCGGTGGGCTCAACGCCTCGCTGCGCCCTTCGCACGACGCCGCGACCGCCAAGGCCGGTCTGGCATTCCGGTCCGAGCCCATCGAGTACGACCGCCGCGACGCCGACGCGCAGCGAGCTCTACTGGCCGACCGGTTCCGCGACGCCGGGTGGTACTGCGACGAACTACTCAGTGCCGCAGCACGATCCGACGACTTCTACTTCGACGACTTTGTCCAGGTGCACATGGACACCTGGTCGACGGGCCGGGTCACGCTGTGCGGCGACGCCGGCTACTGCGCATCGCCGTTGTCCGGGATGGGGACCAGCCTGGCCCTCGTCGGTGCCTACGTATTGGCCGGTGAACTCGGACCGGCCGCGGCGCTCGACGCTGCCGGCATCGAGGCGGCGCTGCGGCGCTACGAGAAGGTCATGCGGCCGTACGTCGACCGGTGTCAGGATCTGCCCGGGGGCCTCGACGGCTACGCACCGATGACCGACCGGGAGATCTCCACCGGAGCGACCGCCATGAAATGGGTGCAGCGCTGGCCGCTTCGGTTATATGCCGGGCGCAAGTGGTTCTCCACGGCCGAGTCCATCGACCTGCCGGATTATCGGTCGTGA
- a CDS encoding sulfatase-like hydrolase/transferase produces the protein MADIDRRTVLKGTAAAAGVAAAGVGGYQLLSRAGRDHSAGRPNILVIIVDQMRAPQWFPDATKLGELLPNLDRLRQRSVSFESHYSASNMCTPSRGVLTTGLYSHQTGCLYTGEGATESTLAPRFPTWGTMLREQGYRTWWWGKWHLGDVADTTPDGLDVHGFSGGTYPSPNGGPNQGLKVDHTIVDQFDGWFADHAGSGPWCTTVSLVNPHDICWWPRNPLPDDVPHVFSGLPVNFETPEDMRRRGKPQLQIDYMNFMSPLMTGPVPYSGPEMAVQWARCLDNYLWLHQQVDVQIGRVLATLASRPDVERDTVVVFTSDHGEYAGSHGLRGKGAAIYEESIRVPLYIHDPAGHLTPKPGERRGQLTSSVDIAPLLLTIAAGGNGWRSDGRFTYLQVRGDIAAVAADSGAAGRRWVAHATDDMSVEEMATLMKSPAVQKMMGGRPLSTEIPTSAPSHIVAVRTPDAKFGRYSYWQRGGMETDHSRKIDYELYDYELPSGANELDNQAGRSTKQARLQGLLDNEVLPELRAPLPAWMHDAQEQGMADMQRLTAARAG, from the coding sequence ATGGCGGATATCGACCGACGGACAGTACTCAAAGGCACGGCGGCAGCAGCGGGGGTTGCCGCGGCGGGGGTGGGCGGCTACCAATTGTTGTCCCGGGCGGGCCGTGACCATTCGGCAGGCAGGCCCAACATCCTGGTGATCATCGTCGACCAGATGCGCGCGCCCCAATGGTTCCCCGACGCGACGAAGCTCGGCGAACTGCTGCCCAACCTGGACCGCCTGCGGCAGCGCAGTGTGTCCTTCGAGTCGCACTACTCGGCGTCCAACATGTGCACGCCATCGCGCGGTGTGCTGACCACCGGGCTGTACTCGCATCAGACGGGCTGCCTGTACACCGGCGAGGGGGCCACCGAATCCACCCTGGCGCCTCGCTTTCCGACGTGGGGCACCATGCTGCGCGAGCAGGGTTACCGGACCTGGTGGTGGGGCAAGTGGCACCTGGGTGATGTTGCCGACACCACGCCGGACGGCCTTGACGTCCACGGCTTTTCGGGTGGCACGTACCCATCGCCGAACGGCGGACCGAACCAGGGGCTGAAGGTCGACCACACCATCGTCGACCAGTTCGACGGGTGGTTCGCCGACCACGCGGGCAGCGGACCGTGGTGCACCACAGTGTCCCTGGTGAACCCGCACGACATCTGCTGGTGGCCGAGAAACCCACTGCCCGATGATGTTCCGCACGTGTTCTCCGGGCTGCCCGTCAACTTCGAGACGCCCGAGGACATGCGCCGGCGCGGTAAGCCGCAACTGCAGATCGACTATATGAACTTCATGTCGCCGCTCATGACGGGCCCGGTGCCGTATTCCGGTCCCGAGATGGCGGTGCAATGGGCTCGGTGCCTCGACAACTACCTGTGGCTGCACCAGCAGGTGGATGTCCAGATCGGCCGGGTGCTCGCCACCCTGGCGTCGCGCCCGGACGTGGAGCGCGACACCGTTGTGGTGTTCACCTCGGACCACGGTGAGTACGCCGGCTCGCATGGCCTGCGCGGTAAGGGCGCGGCGATCTATGAGGAGTCCATCCGGGTGCCGCTGTACATCCACGACCCCGCCGGCCATCTGACCCCCAAACCTGGTGAGCGCCGCGGACAGCTGACCTCCAGTGTGGACATCGCGCCGCTGCTCCTGACCATCGCCGCCGGCGGTAACGGCTGGCGCTCCGACGGCCGCTTCACCTATCTGCAGGTGCGCGGCGATATCGCCGCCGTTGCGGCCGATTCCGGTGCGGCGGGCCGTCGTTGGGTCGCGCACGCCACCGACGACATGTCCGTGGAGGAAATGGCGACGCTGATGAAATCGCCCGCGGTGCAGAAGATGATGGGCGGCCGCCCGCTGTCCACCGAGATTCCGACCTCGGCGCCGAGTCACATCGTCGCGGTGCGCACGCCGGATGCGAAGTTCGGCCGCTACTCCTACTGGCAGCGCGGCGGCATGGAGACGGACCATTCCCGCAAGATCGACTACGAGCTCTACGACTACGAATTGCCCTCGGGCGCAAACGAACTTGATAACCAGGCAGGCCGCAGCACCAAGCAGGCCCGGTTGCAAGGCTTGCTCGACAACGAGGTGCTGCCCGAGCTGCGGGCGCCACTGCCGGCCTGGATGCACGACGCCCAGGAGCAGGGCATGGCTGACATGCAGCGACTCACCGCAGCTCGAGCCGGATAG